DNA sequence from the Chrysiogenia bacterium genome:
CGGCAGCCACGGGCTCGGCCGGAGCATCGACGCCGGAAGCAGCCGCCATTGCCTCCGCGCGTTTCTTGAGCGCCTCGTTCATCAGGTTGTAACCCTCTTCAATGGTGTCGAGCTCGGCAAAGGGGATCGCAATTCCCCAGAAATCTTCTTTCTGCACGAGTTTGGTCCCGCCTGTGCTGGTCGCGTTGAGCAGGAAGACATGCTCGCCGTTGAAGACGCCCCACAAACCGCCACCCCAGGTGAGTTCTTCGAGCGGCACGACGCGCATGACGTGGGGCTCGATCGTGAGCTGGTTGCCGTTGGGCTTGTGCAGTTCCACCACCAGCTCTTCGCCCACCTCCATCTTGCCCTCCACGCGCACGTGGTAGGGGTTCCACTCGGGATAGGTGGCATTGTCGACCAGAATCGCCCACACCTGCTCGCGCGGGGCTTCGATATCGATCTCGGTATAGATGTGCTTTTTCATGCAGCCCGATGCGACGAGCAACACACAAACGACGGCAATGAGTTCCAGAACAATCTTCATCGGCATGGCGACAGGCTCCTGCGATTTCTCGGTAGGAAGATATTTCCAAAATCGGGGCACGAATTCAACCCTCTCCCATGTCACTGCTCAAACAAAAAGGCCGCGCCCATCGGGCGCGGCCTTTGGTAAATCACGACTCTCTGCTTACTTGAGCAGGCCCAGTTCGTTGCGGGCCGCGGTGAGCAGGTTGATGTCCGTGGTACCGGCACCAAGTTCCAGCAGGCGCGCATCACGGGCGAGCTTCTCGACGTGGTACTCTTCCATGTAGCCATAACCGCCGTGGATCTGAATGGCCTTGAGGGCCACTTCGCCTGCCATCTGCGAGGCGTAGGCCTTGCTGGCGTTGACGAAGCTGGGGTCGTTGATCCCCTTCTTCTGCATCCACGCGGTGCGGTAGACGATGTTCTCGACGTTCTTGAGCTTGATGTACATGTCGGCGATGTGAAGCTGAACGGCCTGGAAATCGCCGATGGGGCGGCCGAACTGCTGGCGCTCCTGCACATACTTCACGCAGCGCTCGTAGCACTCTTCAATGATCCCGAGCGCCATCGCCGGGATGCCCGAGCGCTCGTTACCGAGCGATTCCTTGGTGTCCTTGCGACCCTCGGCGCTCTTTTCCTTGCCGCCCAGAAGATTTTCCTTGGGCACGCGCACGTTGTCGAAGAACAGCTCGCTGGTGGGCGAGTCCTTCATGCCCATCTTCTTGAAGGGCTTGCCCTGGGTGAAGCCTTCCATCCCCTTTTCAAGGATGAAGGTGTTGACCGGCTGCTCGGCGCGCGGCTCGCCGCGGTCAATCTTGGCGTAGACGACGAAGATGTCGGCCGCCGAACCGTTGGTGATAAAAGTCTTGGAGCCGTTGAGGACGTAGTAGTCGCCGTCGGGCTTGGCGGCGCTCTTCATGGAACCGAATGCGTCGGAGCCCGCGCCCGGCTCGGTCAGGCACCAGCTCCCCACCTTCTCCATCGTGGCGAGCGGCAGGCCGTATTTCTCAACCTGGTCGGCGGTTCCCTTGGAGATGATCGCGCCACCGGCAAGGCCCATGGAGACGCCCCAGCTCATGGCGAAGCCCGGCGAGACGCGCGAGAGTTCCTTGATGACGACGGCCATCATCATGGGGTCGCCGCCCTCGCCGCCGGCCATTTCGGCCAGGCCGCCGCCACCTTCGTCGACGTCTTCGCCGGCCTCTTTCTTGCGCAGCTTCTCCACGCGCTTCTTGATCGTACCCTTGGCCATCATGTCGAGGCCGAACTTCTTCATCATGTCGCGCATGAGGTCGTAGGGGAGTTCCTCGCCGGCCTCGAGCGCGGGGATCTTGGGCATCAGGTTCTTCTGACACCAGTCGCGGACCATGTCCTGTACCATTTTGGTGGGGGGAGTGAGTTCGAACATCGCAGAGTCCTCTTTTCTCATGGGCCCATTTGAATCAGGGCAGAGATCGGCGGGCGCATTCCCGGCCGGGCCCTGCCGGGCCCGTGCCGCGCCCACTCAATCGGGCCGCGGCCTCGCCGTCCAGCACTGGGATTTGCCATGAATTGACTGACGAGTCAATCGTACTGACGGGAATCCCGGGGGACGCAAATGCCGGGAAACGGGCTCAATTCTGGAAATAGGCGCATCTGGCGTTGCTGCCGCAGAGAATCGCGCCGCCATCGCACTGGCGGCCTGTCCCAGGTGCGCATGCTTCATCGAGTATGAGCTTTCCGTTTCGTGGCCCAAATGCGGGTTTCTCGCCCGGTGCAAGCACGATTCCCTCGTATGCTGCCTGCATCTGTTCGTAGTAATCAAAGAGCAGCGGCGGAAAACCGCCAGGGCTCTGCCCACTCAACGAGCCAAGCAGCGCCACCACTCCAAAGAGATCGAGATCGTAGGAGAATTCATCCCTTACTCGTCGATCGTCGCACCGTAGGGATCGTTGATGTCGAGGAAATCGGCAAAGTCGTACCAGG
Encoded proteins:
- a CDS encoding SRPBCC domain-containing protein → MPMKIVLELIAVVCVLLVASGCMKKHIYTEIDIEAPREQVWAILVDNATYPEWNPYHVRVEGKMEVGEELVVELHKPNGNQLTIEPHVMRVVPLEELTWGGGLWGVFNGEHVFLLNATSTGGTKLVQKEDFWGIAIPFAELDTIEEGYNLMNEALKKRAEAMAAASGVDAPAEPVAAE
- a CDS encoding acyl-CoA dehydrogenase family protein, whose product is MFELTPPTKMVQDMVRDWCQKNLMPKIPALEAGEELPYDLMRDMMKKFGLDMMAKGTIKKRVEKLRKKEAGEDVDEGGGGLAEMAGGEGGDPMMMAVVIKELSRVSPGFAMSWGVSMGLAGGAIISKGTADQVEKYGLPLATMEKVGSWCLTEPGAGSDAFGSMKSAAKPDGDYYVLNGSKTFITNGSAADIFVVYAKIDRGEPRAEQPVNTFILEKGMEGFTQGKPFKKMGMKDSPTSELFFDNVRVPKENLLGGKEKSAEGRKDTKESLGNERSGIPAMALGIIEECYERCVKYVQERQQFGRPIGDFQAVQLHIADMYIKLKNVENIVYRTAWMQKKGINDPSFVNASKAYASQMAGEVALKAIQIHGGYGYMEEYHVEKLARDARLLELGAGTTDINLLTAARNELGLLK